The following proteins are co-located in the Piscirickettsia litoralis genome:
- a CDS encoding leucyl aminopeptidase: MKFSSIQSEAYTIKSDCLVVTIFEGKEFSETATAIDQATDGLISRLIERGDISGKSGQSLLIPEVSGINAERVLLIGAGKKDKLTDLQFKSLHEKAIARLKDLTLNQVTFSTLELPISNNPSADKLSLAMQAIDASYYRVDGLKSKPKEQHVPAEFNFIGQVSEADLDHANALLAGIHLTKDLANAPGNVCTPSYFAKTAQDLAQDYTRITTQIIDEEEGYELGFNSFLAVGQGSEEPSKFIIMHYQGADDKDEAPIGFVGKGISFDSGGVSIKPGEGMEGMKYDMCGAASVFGVMKAAAEMNFKKNIVGIVVAAENMPDGKALKPGDILTSYSGQTIEVINTDAEGRLALCDGLSYIEKFKPQAVIDIATLTGACVVALGEHNTGLMSNDDDFAQTLLKAGKEAADKAWQLPLDEEYQAQIDSPFADMANVGGKAAGTITAACFLSRFTKNYTWAHLDIAGSAGGVFDKKKGATARPVPLLMRYLSTLS; this comes from the coding sequence ATGAAATTTTCATCGATACAATCAGAAGCTTATACAATTAAAAGCGATTGTTTGGTCGTTACCATCTTTGAAGGTAAAGAGTTTAGCGAAACAGCAACAGCCATTGATCAAGCCACTGACGGGCTCATCAGCCGTCTAATTGAACGTGGGGATATTTCAGGAAAATCGGGTCAAAGCTTATTGATCCCAGAAGTCTCCGGCATTAACGCCGAACGTGTTTTGCTTATCGGTGCGGGCAAAAAAGACAAACTCACCGATTTACAATTTAAAAGTCTACATGAAAAAGCCATTGCCCGTTTAAAAGATTTAACTCTAAATCAGGTGACCTTCTCAACCCTTGAGTTACCAATCAGCAATAACCCATCTGCCGATAAGCTTTCTTTAGCCATGCAAGCAATCGATGCAAGTTATTACCGTGTCGATGGTTTAAAGAGCAAGCCAAAAGAGCAACATGTGCCTGCTGAGTTTAATTTCATCGGCCAAGTAAGCGAAGCTGATCTTGATCATGCCAATGCCCTGCTTGCCGGTATTCACTTAACCAAAGACCTTGCCAATGCACCAGGTAATGTCTGCACACCAAGCTATTTTGCCAAAACAGCGCAAGACCTCGCTCAAGACTATACCCGCATTACCACACAAATCATCGATGAAGAAGAGGGCTATGAGCTTGGCTTTAATTCTTTTCTTGCCGTCGGCCAGGGCAGTGAAGAACCTTCTAAATTTATCATCATGCACTATCAGGGTGCAGATGATAAAGACGAAGCACCGATTGGCTTTGTTGGTAAAGGCATTAGCTTTGACTCAGGCGGCGTTAGCATCAAACCCGGCGAAGGCATGGAAGGCATGAAATATGACATGTGTGGCGCAGCTAGCGTCTTTGGTGTTATGAAAGCCGCCGCCGAAATGAATTTCAAGAAAAATATTGTCGGCATCGTTGTCGCAGCGGAAAATATGCCGGACGGCAAAGCGTTAAAACCCGGCGATATCTTAACGTCTTATAGCGGCCAAACCATCGAAGTGATTAATACTGATGCTGAAGGCCGTTTAGCCCTGTGTGATGGCCTAAGCTACATCGAAAAATTCAAGCCACAAGCAGTCATTGATATTGCCACTTTAACCGGTGCCTGCGTCGTTGCTTTAGGTGAGCATAATACCGGCCTGATGAGCAATGATGATGATTTTGCCCAAACTTTGCTTAAGGCCGGTAAAGAAGCCGCGGATAAAGCCTGGCAACTACCACTCGATGAAGAGTATCAAGCCCAAATCGACAGCCCATTTGCGGACATGGCCAACGTTGGTGGTAAAGCGGCAGGAACCATTACCGCCGCCTGCTTTTTATCACGCTTTACTAAAAATTATACTTGGGCACACCTCGATATCGCAGGCAGTGCCGGTGGCGTTTTTGATAAGAAGAAAGGGGCGACAGCGCGCCCAGTGCCCTTGTTAATGCGTTACTTATCAACCTTGAGCTAA
- the yajC gene encoding preprotein translocase subunit YajC: MQKLFAILGLLAVSSASFAADAPTSGGGFLQSGGGSLAFLAVFILIFYFLLIRPQSKRAKEHRKLLSELTKGDEVATSGGVLGKVSKVEESIVTIEIANGIEIKVQKSAVSAVLPKGTIK, translated from the coding sequence ATGCAAAAATTATTTGCAATCTTAGGGTTATTGGCAGTGAGCAGTGCAAGCTTTGCAGCAGACGCACCAACATCAGGTGGTGGCTTTTTACAAAGCGGTGGTGGATCGCTTGCCTTTTTAGCGGTATTTATCTTAATCTTTTATTTCTTACTCATTCGTCCACAGAGTAAACGTGCAAAAGAGCACCGCAAATTGCTGTCTGAGTTAACGAAGGGTGATGAAGTTGCAACCAGCGGTGGTGTGTTAGGTAAAGTCTCTAAGGTAGAAGAAAGCATTGTAACGATCGAAATCGCTAATGGCATTGAGATCAAAGTACAAAAAAGCGCTGTTTCTGCTGTATTGCCGAAAGGAACAATCAAGTAA
- a CDS encoding response regulator — protein sequence MFKIIAVDDSETSLAKLKSSIDPTRFEIVATGKDGSELIDLYKKHHPHIVILDIIMEHDGIKALEQLIELSPRILVIMVSSLGEESKIKKAFDLGAAGYVVKPYDKEKLEIVLEAAIKQKKRRSNS from the coding sequence ATGTTTAAAATTATTGCTGTTGATGATTCAGAGACGAGTCTAGCTAAACTCAAAAGCTCTATAGACCCCACCCGATTTGAAATAGTTGCCACAGGAAAAGATGGCTCAGAATTAATAGACCTTTATAAAAAGCATCACCCTCACATTGTTATCCTTGATATTATCATGGAGCATGACGGCATAAAAGCTCTTGAGCAGCTAATAGAGCTATCTCCTAGAATACTTGTCATTATGGTTAGCTCATTGGGAGAAGAAAGCAAGATTAAAAAAGCATTTGATTTAGGGGCAGCTGGTTATGTGGTTAAACCTTATGACAAGGAAAAATTAGAAATTGTACTGGAAGCTGCTATAAAACAAAAAAAGCGGCGATCTAACTCATAA
- a CDS encoding mechanosensitive ion channel family protein has protein sequence LLVVSGGVAFAFASKDMVANFFGGLLIYFDRPFSVGDWIASPDKQIEGTVEKIGWRLTRIRTFDKRPLYVPNSIFPNIAVQNPSRMLNRRIRVIVGIRYCDVSRIEDILNEMRTMLREHPEIDQKQTLFVHLQDLGPSSLEILVYTFTKTTEWVKYQGIREDVLLKLLRIVESHGGQCAFPTTTLDLPEELVEAQS, from the coding sequence GGCTTTTGGTAGTATCTGGGGGGGTGGCCTTTGCTTTTGCCAGTAAGGACATGGTCGCCAACTTTTTTGGTGGGCTATTGATTTACTTTGATCGGCCGTTTTCAGTGGGTGATTGGATTGCTTCACCGGATAAGCAAATTGAAGGTACTGTTGAAAAAATTGGTTGGCGCTTAACGCGTATCCGTACTTTTGATAAGCGGCCGCTTTATGTGCCTAATTCTATTTTTCCAAATATTGCAGTACAAAACCCATCGCGTATGTTAAACCGTCGTATTCGAGTGATTGTTGGTATTCGCTATTGTGACGTGAGTCGTATCGAAGATATTTTAAATGAAATGCGCACAATGCTGCGTGAGCATCCGGAAATTGATCAAAAACAAACTCTTTTTGTTCACTTGCAAGATCTTGGTCCATCGTCCTTAGAAATTTTAGTTTATACCTTTACGAAAACAACAGAGTGGGTGAAGTATCAGGGGATTCGCGAAGACGTATTACTAAAACTACTACGGATTGTTGAATCCCACGGTGGACAGTGTGCATTCCCAACGACAACGCTGGATTTACCTGAGGAGCTTGTCGAAGCTCAAAGTTAA
- the tgt gene encoding tRNA guanosine(34) transglycosylase Tgt, giving the protein MSFELLRKDGKARRGRLSFPRGVVETPAFMPVGTYGTVKGLTPEEVSATGAHIVLGNTFHLMLRPGTDIIEQHGDLHDFMQWQGPILTDSGGFQVFSLGALRKLDEKGVTFRSPVNGSKVFMGPEESMEVQRKLGSDIVMIFDECTPYPASYETARESMELSLRWARRSKDAHGDNPAALFGIIQGGMYPDLRKRSTEGLLEIGFDGYAIGGLSVGEPKGEMFSTLEATTPLMLEDKPRYLMGVGTPDDLVEGVRRGVDMFDCVMPTRNARNGHLFTSTGVIRLRNSANKTDTRPVDEDCACSTCRNYSRAYLHHLDKCNEMLGARLNTVHNLHYYQKVMSGLRTAIDAGKLDEFVCQYYAKQNKEVPELT; this is encoded by the coding sequence ATGTCATTTGAGTTATTACGCAAGGACGGCAAGGCACGCCGCGGGCGCTTAAGCTTTCCACGTGGTGTTGTTGAAACACCCGCCTTTATGCCGGTGGGGACCTATGGAACAGTCAAAGGTTTAACGCCTGAAGAAGTTTCAGCAACGGGTGCGCATATTGTGCTGGGGAATACCTTTCATCTTATGCTGCGCCCAGGAACGGATATTATTGAGCAGCATGGTGACTTGCATGATTTTATGCAATGGCAGGGCCCAATTTTAACAGACTCGGGGGGCTTTCAGGTCTTTAGCTTAGGCGCGCTGCGTAAGCTCGATGAGAAAGGTGTGACTTTTCGTTCGCCCGTCAATGGCAGTAAGGTTTTCATGGGGCCAGAAGAATCTATGGAGGTGCAGCGCAAATTAGGTTCAGATATCGTGATGATTTTCGATGAATGCACACCCTATCCAGCCAGCTATGAAACGGCGCGTGAGTCTATGGAGCTCTCCTTGCGTTGGGCGCGCCGCAGTAAAGATGCGCATGGCGATAATCCAGCGGCTTTATTCGGAATTATTCAAGGCGGTATGTATCCTGACTTACGTAAACGTTCGACTGAAGGTTTATTGGAAATCGGCTTTGATGGTTATGCCATTGGTGGTTTATCTGTTGGTGAGCCTAAAGGCGAAATGTTCAGTACGCTCGAGGCGACAACGCCGTTAATGCTAGAAGATAAACCACGTTATTTAATGGGAGTGGGTACACCGGATGACCTTGTCGAAGGGGTGCGTCGAGGTGTGGATATGTTTGATTGTGTGATGCCGACCCGTAATGCGCGCAATGGCCACCTATTTACATCAACAGGCGTGATTCGTTTGCGTAATAGCGCAAATAAAACGGATACGCGTCCGGTGGATGAAGATTGTGCCTGCTCAACCTGCCGAAATTATTCTCGGGCTTACTTGCATCACTTGGATAAATGCAATGAAATGCTTGGCGCGCGCTTAAACACAGTTCATAATTTACATTACTATCAGAAGGTTATGAGTGGTTTGCGCACGGCGATTGATGCAGGTAAGCTAGATGAGTTTGTTTGTCAGTATTATGCTAAGCAGAATAAAGAAGTTCCAGAATTAACT
- a CDS encoding valine--tRNA ligase, translating to MDKTYQPDSIEKNHYQSWEKKGYFSPQGNGTPYSIMLPPPNVTGTLHMGHGFQHTLMDTLIRYHRMQGDQTLWQPGTDHAGIATQMVVERQLAAENTSRHDLGRDAFIDKVWQWKEQSGGTITQQMRRMGTSPDWSRERFTMDEGLSEAVQKVFIDLYNENLIYRGKRLVNWDPALLTAISDLEVISEEEQGSLWHLRYPLSDGSGHLIVATTRPETMLGDTAVAVHPEDERYKPLIGKAIKLPLTDREIPIIADDYVDKDFGTGCVKITPAHDFNDYEMGQRHQLDMINVLTPDAHINDNAPEKYQGLERFAARKQIIADFEAADLLEKIEPHTLKVPRSERGNTIVEPYLTDQWYVKAAPLAKPATDAVKNGEIRFVPENWSKTYYQWMDNIQDWCISRQLWWGHRIPAWYDESGKVYVGESEEAIRETHKLAENITLTQDTDVLDTWFSSALWPFSTLGWPEQTIELEKFLPSSVLVTGFDIIFFWVARMIMMSLKFTGKVPFKEVYITGLIRDHEGQKMSKSKGNTLDPIDLIDGISLEGLLEKRTHGMMLPKLKSKIEKATKKQFPEGIPAFGTDALRFTFCALATNGRDINFDLKRVEGYRNFCNKLWNAGRYVLMNTENQTLELDPSKLEFSLADRWIRSRLQETISEVHKQFNQYRFDLAAQALYEFTWNEYCDWYLELSKPVLWDDNATLAQKQATLYTLVSVLEQLLRLLHPMTPFITEEIWQSVAPLLGKTGDSIMTEPFPQVDEAMVDHQAEQDIEWIKATVIGIRTIRAEMNLSPNKALPVIFHQGNREDQCRLEENQAYLTALAKLASIQWLDKSQEPPASAAAPVGNMVIHIPMAGLIDKEAELARLTKEEAKLQKELERFSKKLANENYINKAPAAVVAKEREKEAEVKQRFDHLITQIDKVKAL from the coding sequence ATGGATAAAACCTACCAACCCGACAGTATCGAAAAAAACCATTACCAATCTTGGGAGAAAAAAGGCTATTTTTCACCTCAAGGCAATGGCACTCCCTACTCCATCATGCTGCCACCTCCGAATGTCACTGGCACTTTACATATGGGTCATGGTTTTCAACATACCCTCATGGATACTTTGATCCGCTATCACCGTATGCAAGGTGACCAAACTCTTTGGCAACCGGGAACAGATCATGCCGGTATTGCGACCCAAATGGTCGTCGAACGCCAACTAGCCGCCGAAAACACCTCTCGCCATGATCTCGGTCGTGATGCTTTTATCGATAAAGTGTGGCAATGGAAAGAGCAATCAGGCGGGACGATTACTCAACAAATGCGTCGTATGGGCACTTCTCCAGACTGGTCACGCGAGCGTTTTACTATGGATGAAGGCCTCTCTGAAGCCGTTCAAAAAGTCTTTATTGATTTGTATAACGAAAATTTAATCTATCGTGGCAAACGCTTAGTCAATTGGGATCCAGCTTTACTTACGGCAATTTCTGACCTTGAAGTCATTTCAGAAGAAGAACAAGGCTCACTCTGGCACCTACGTTACCCACTTTCTGATGGTTCTGGGCACTTAATCGTCGCCACCACGCGCCCGGAGACCATGCTTGGAGACACGGCCGTGGCTGTGCACCCAGAAGATGAGCGCTATAAGCCTTTAATTGGCAAAGCCATTAAGCTCCCGCTCACTGATCGTGAAATTCCAATTATTGCCGATGATTATGTCGATAAAGATTTTGGCACCGGTTGCGTGAAAATCACCCCAGCGCATGACTTTAATGATTATGAAATGGGTCAACGCCACCAGCTAGACATGATCAATGTATTAACGCCAGATGCCCATATTAACGACAATGCCCCTGAAAAATATCAAGGCTTAGAACGTTTTGCAGCGCGTAAGCAAATTATCGCTGATTTTGAAGCGGCCGACTTACTTGAAAAAATTGAGCCACATACACTGAAAGTCCCCCGCAGTGAACGCGGTAATACCATCGTTGAGCCTTACTTGACTGATCAGTGGTATGTTAAAGCCGCACCTCTCGCCAAACCTGCCACCGATGCAGTAAAAAACGGCGAGATTCGCTTTGTGCCAGAAAACTGGAGTAAAACTTATTACCAATGGATGGATAACATTCAAGACTGGTGCATCAGTCGCCAACTTTGGTGGGGACATCGTATTCCAGCTTGGTATGATGAAAGCGGTAAAGTTTATGTCGGCGAAAGCGAAGAAGCTATTCGTGAAACCCACAAGCTTGCTGAAAATATCACACTGACTCAAGATACTGATGTATTAGATACCTGGTTCTCTTCTGCACTATGGCCATTTTCAACCCTTGGCTGGCCTGAACAAACCATAGAACTGGAAAAATTCTTACCCAGCAGCGTGTTAGTCACCGGCTTTGATATCATCTTCTTCTGGGTCGCTCGCATGATCATGATGAGCTTAAAATTCACCGGTAAAGTGCCCTTTAAAGAAGTATATATCACCGGCCTCATTCGTGACCATGAAGGTCAAAAAATGTCAAAATCGAAAGGAAATACCTTAGACCCGATTGACCTCATCGATGGCATCAGTCTAGAAGGCTTGCTAGAAAAACGTACTCACGGCATGATGCTGCCTAAGCTAAAAAGCAAAATAGAAAAAGCAACGAAAAAGCAGTTTCCTGAAGGTATTCCTGCTTTTGGTACCGATGCCTTGCGCTTTACCTTCTGTGCTCTTGCCACCAATGGCCGCGATATCAACTTCGATTTAAAACGTGTTGAAGGCTATCGCAACTTCTGTAACAAGCTTTGGAATGCTGGCCGTTATGTGTTAATGAACACAGAAAACCAAACCCTCGAACTTGACCCAAGCAAACTTGAATTTAGCCTCGCCGATCGCTGGATACGCTCACGCTTGCAAGAAACCATTAGCGAAGTTCACAAGCAATTTAATCAATACCGCTTTGACTTAGCAGCCCAAGCGCTTTACGAATTTACCTGGAATGAGTATTGTGACTGGTATTTAGAACTGTCTAAACCGGTACTGTGGGACGATAATGCCACTCTTGCCCAGAAACAAGCCACACTTTACACGCTAGTTAGTGTACTTGAGCAATTACTGCGCCTATTGCACCCAATGACACCTTTTATCACCGAAGAGATTTGGCAGTCTGTCGCACCATTACTTGGTAAAACAGGTGATTCGATTATGACAGAGCCTTTCCCTCAAGTTGATGAAGCTATGGTAGATCATCAAGCAGAACAAGACATCGAATGGATTAAAGCGACAGTCATTGGCATTCGAACGATTCGTGCTGAAATGAACCTTTCGCCGAATAAAGCTCTACCCGTGATTTTCCATCAGGGTAACCGTGAAGACCAGTGTCGCCTAGAAGAGAATCAAGCCTACTTAACTGCACTAGCTAAATTAGCAAGCATTCAATGGCTAGATAAAAGCCAAGAGCCTCCTGCTTCTGCGGCGGCTCCAGTTGGTAATATGGTCATTCATATTCCGATGGCAGGCTTGATCGATAAAGAGGCTGAACTTGCGCGCCTTACCAAAGAAGAAGCAAAATTACAAAAAGAGCTTGAGCGTTTTAGCAAAAAATTGGCTAATGAAAATTATATCAATAAAGCACCTGCTGCCGTTGTTGCCAAAGAGCGTGAAAAAGAAGCTGAAGTCAAACAGCGCTTTGATCATTTAATTACACAAATAGACAAGGTCAAGGCACTTTAA
- the queA gene encoding tRNA preQ1(34) S-adenosylmethionine ribosyltransferase-isomerase QueA, with translation MHIDAFDFELPEQLIAQYPQEKRRSSRLLHLDHQGQCQHRCFSDVVDLLNPGDLLVLNNTQVIAARLYGKKPTGGKIEILVERLISETEVLAHVKSSKAPKEGTSILLDEEGAEVIVLGRQESLFHLKFSQPVLPLLDRIGHMPLPPYMVRLDEDADRRRYQTVYAKHPGAVAAPTAGLHFDDELLAELKEKGIDVAFVTLHVGAGTFQPVRVENIHDHVMHAEWLQVSDEVVAKVNKTKQSGGRVIAVGSTSLRSLETAAESGELKAFEGESRLFVTPGFKFNVADVMITNFHLPKSTLMMLVSAFAGYDEVMTAYHIAIEEKYRFFSYGDAMFIEKKVTS, from the coding sequence ATGCATATTGATGCCTTTGATTTTGAGTTGCCAGAGCAGCTTATTGCACAGTATCCACAAGAGAAGCGTCGTTCTAGCCGTTTACTGCATTTAGACCATCAAGGGCAGTGTCAACATCGCTGTTTTAGTGATGTCGTTGATTTGTTAAACCCAGGTGATTTACTGGTATTAAATAACACTCAGGTTATAGCTGCGCGCTTGTATGGTAAGAAGCCGACAGGTGGCAAGATAGAGATTTTGGTTGAGCGATTAATTTCTGAGACCGAAGTGCTGGCTCATGTAAAGTCTAGTAAAGCGCCGAAAGAAGGGACGTCAATTTTACTGGATGAAGAGGGAGCTGAGGTTATTGTATTAGGTCGCCAAGAGAGCTTGTTTCATTTAAAATTTAGTCAGCCTGTGTTGCCTTTACTCGATCGTATTGGTCATATGCCATTGCCGCCGTATATGGTTCGCCTAGATGAAGATGCCGATCGCAGGCGTTATCAAACGGTATATGCGAAGCACCCTGGCGCTGTTGCGGCACCAACGGCAGGCTTGCACTTTGATGATGAGCTGCTTGCAGAGCTCAAAGAAAAAGGTATTGATGTTGCCTTTGTTACTTTGCATGTAGGGGCGGGGACGTTTCAGCCGGTGCGTGTAGAGAATATTCATGACCATGTGATGCATGCGGAATGGTTACAAGTGAGTGATGAAGTCGTCGCCAAAGTCAACAAAACCAAACAATCCGGTGGCCGGGTGATTGCCGTAGGCTCTACTTCTTTGCGCAGCTTAGAGACTGCTGCAGAGTCTGGTGAGTTGAAAGCCTTTGAAGGTGAAAGCCGTCTATTTGTCACGCCGGGTTTTAAATTTAATGTGGCTGATGTCATGATTACTAACTTTCACTTGCCTAAATCGACACTGATGATGTTGGTGAGTGCCTTTGCCGGTTACGATGAAGTTATGACGGCCTATCACATTGCTATTGAAGAAAAATATCGCTTTTTTAGTTATGGCGATGCGATGTTTATTGAAAAAAAAGTAACAAGTTAA
- the lptG gene encoding LPS export ABC transporter permease LptG has protein sequence MILRRYLAKQCLLMTLLILFTLVALDFFFGLIGNLDGSSFLQALAYMLWRLPEDMNQLIPISGLLGTLLALGQLSRNSELVVMRVAGFSMLKIARAVAMAGVVLAVILMLNIALITPWANQHSRLLKHTPNSKEATLTEVWLKSDEGLVNIQAFWPNGILTGVSRYDFKEGKLDRIQVAKEVRYQNDQWHASDIKTTTVADKKISYNTTRTELWNSLMAPSLLTLVATPADELDVVGLWRNVIYRLQNSLNSNKYQFVLWQGIFTPISAILMMLLAVPFVFGSGRNTSLGFKMMLGVLVGFAFFIINQFVGSLNSLIQLSPLLAASFPSILCLLLFVYGVQRLR, from the coding sequence ATGATCTTGCGTCGTTATCTTGCCAAGCAATGTTTACTCATGACCCTGTTAATTTTATTTACCCTCGTTGCCTTAGATTTCTTTTTTGGCCTGATTGGTAACCTCGATGGGAGTTCGTTTTTACAGGCTTTGGCGTATATGCTTTGGCGCTTACCTGAGGATATGAATCAGTTGATCCCGATTAGTGGCTTGCTAGGGACGTTACTCGCTTTAGGCCAACTTTCGCGCAATAGTGAGTTGGTTGTCATGCGTGTTGCAGGGTTTTCGATGTTAAAAATCGCGCGAGCAGTGGCTATGGCAGGCGTTGTTTTGGCGGTGATTTTGATGTTGAATATCGCCTTGATTACGCCTTGGGCTAATCAGCATTCACGTTTGTTAAAACACACGCCTAACAGTAAAGAAGCGACCTTGACTGAAGTTTGGCTAAAATCTGATGAAGGTTTGGTGAATATCCAGGCTTTTTGGCCCAATGGCATACTCACTGGAGTGAGCCGTTATGACTTTAAAGAGGGAAAGTTAGATCGCATTCAAGTGGCCAAAGAAGTGCGCTATCAAAATGATCAATGGCACGCTAGCGATATTAAAACGACAACGGTTGCTGATAAGAAAATAAGTTATAACACGACGAGAACAGAGCTTTGGAATAGCCTGATGGCGCCTAGCTTATTGACCTTGGTTGCAACACCGGCCGATGAGTTGGACGTGGTCGGGCTTTGGCGCAATGTCATTTACCGGCTTCAGAACAGTTTGAATAGTAATAAATATCAATTTGTCTTATGGCAAGGTATTTTTACGCCGATTTCAGCGATTTTGATGATGCTTTTAGCCGTGCCTTTTGTCTTTGGTTCCGGGCGCAATACGAGCTTGGGTTTTAAGATGATGTTAGGGGTTTTGGTTGGTTTTGCATTTTTTATTATTAATCAGTTTGTTGGCTCTTTAAACAGCTTAATTCAACTCTCCCCATTGCTTGCAGCCTCATTCCCCAGTATCCTGTGCCTTTTATTGTTTGTCTATGGGGTCCAGAGGTTACGTTGA
- a CDS encoding LptF/LptG family permease: protein MNLILARYLWRELGNVALATTIVLLLILVSIMLVRYLHIADSFMIAIKISALRLPYYLGMLMPVGFFFAILLALGRFFGRK from the coding sequence ATGAATTTGATATTAGCACGTTACCTATGGCGTGAATTGGGCAATGTTGCCTTGGCGACGACGATTGTGTTGCTATTAATTCTGGTCAGTATCATGCTTGTGCGCTATTTGCATATTGCTGATAGTTTTATGATTGCAATAAAAATTTCTGCATTACGTTTGCCTTATTACTTAGGAATGTTGATGCCGGTGGGTTTTTTCTTCGCGATTTTATTGGCTTTAGGCCGTTTTTTTGGCCGAAAGTGA
- a CDS encoding LptF/LptG family permease — translation MAESEMVILFSSGMSWWRLVKLMLLPMAVVMIIVALITTFVSPALERVQADIMQQYRQQAASAIVQPGLIRFDHGQKVVYLKDVEEGGQEIGQVEAILRSGDSESVYVAPRATQYYNAAGDRYIRLFSGKRYDLKNGVVSASVKFKEYTVLVQKRGIVGTDRDVSTLSMRKLLVNGSPEALAEFEWRIAIPLAVIVLGLLAIPLSNVAPRQGRYGRLFPAVLVFAVYFNILAVIRNEIESGSLSMWIGLFSAPIIFSVIGLLFIHYRNQGGRWRVKI, via the coding sequence TTGGCCGAAAGTGAAATGGTGATCTTGTTTAGCAGCGGCATGAGTTGGTGGCGCCTTGTTAAATTAATGTTGTTGCCTATGGCTGTCGTCATGATAATCGTCGCTCTTATCACAACTTTTGTTTCCCCTGCCTTAGAGCGAGTACAAGCGGATATTATGCAGCAATATCGCCAACAAGCGGCGAGCGCCATTGTTCAGCCGGGTTTGATTCGTTTTGACCATGGCCAAAAAGTGGTTTATCTCAAGGATGTTGAAGAAGGTGGCCAGGAAATAGGCCAGGTAGAAGCTATTTTGCGTAGTGGTGATAGCGAGAGCGTTTATGTGGCTCCTCGAGCGACACAGTATTATAATGCCGCAGGGGATCGCTATATCCGCTTATTTTCAGGCAAGCGTTATGATTTAAAAAATGGGGTGGTTTCGGCCTCTGTCAAATTTAAAGAGTATACCGTGTTAGTGCAAAAGCGTGGCATCGTCGGTACGGATCGTGATGTCAGCACCTTATCCATGCGAAAATTACTCGTCAATGGTTCTCCTGAAGCTTTGGCTGAATTTGAGTGGCGTATTGCCATCCCGCTTGCGGTGATTGTGTTGGGGTTACTCGCCATCCCATTAAGCAACGTTGCTCCGCGTCAAGGGCGTTATGGTCGGTTATTTCCGGCAGTACTCGTTTTTGCTGTTTATTTTAATATTCTGGCGGTGATTCGTAATGAGATTGAAAGTGGCAGTTTATCGATGTGGATTGGCTTGTTTTCTGCACCCATAATATTTAGCGTGATTGGCTTATTGTTTATTCATTATCGCAATCAAGGTGGACGCTGGAGGGTTAAAATATGA
- a CDS encoding DNA polymerase III subunit chi has product MRVDFYILNTTDKQAELHFACRLAEKALSQDTTVYIHTHSEQDAEQLDDLLWSFSETSFIPHAIVGHPLVDDDVKVLIGFGEQRSPAGLLIKLAPLEHENNQYPRIAEIVSQDKNSLQASRKAYRHYQQAGFSVHHHNSPTKKNNNRPNLKLIKTDNHFKDNIEIKDHG; this is encoded by the coding sequence GTGCGCGTAGATTTTTATATTCTCAATACCACAGACAAGCAGGCCGAGCTGCACTTTGCTTGTCGTTTGGCTGAAAAAGCCCTATCTCAAGACACGACGGTTTATATCCATACCCATAGCGAGCAAGACGCTGAACAGCTCGATGACTTGCTGTGGAGTTTTAGTGAAACCAGCTTTATTCCTCATGCTATCGTCGGTCACCCCCTCGTCGATGATGATGTCAAAGTTTTAATTGGCTTTGGTGAGCAACGAAGTCCCGCAGGCTTACTCATCAAACTCGCCCCTCTTGAACATGAAAATAATCAATATCCACGTATTGCTGAAATTGTCAGTCAGGATAAGAATAGCTTACAAGCCTCACGTAAAGCCTATCGGCATTATCAGCAAGCCGGCTTTAGTGTGCACCATCACAATAGCCCGACTAAAAAAAACAACAACCGGCCTAATTTAAAATTAATTAAGACGGATAATCACTTTAAAGATAATATAGAGATCAAAGACCATGGATAA